One region of Anthonomus grandis grandis chromosome 22, icAntGran1.3, whole genome shotgun sequence genomic DNA includes:
- the LOC126748253 gene encoding cadherin-86C isoform X3, producing the protein MNCSFQATNATTPIEKIFPGAPTLLTVSENARRNTELGTLIARGNPNRIKSVYMELYGTEQFGIHQKLITEKDAEGTIILLTPLDYEKKTVHHLTILANDPWTNMKEDTRNIAAWPLLVAVLDEQDTPPIFTIAPPTTTLSLSLKPGDTILRVHAEDGDRGSPRPIRYTLDADSVSSFFDISEKTGELTLALPISQVLSFPTQGQPILVKVTAEEVRSSSQEPPSQSTTVQLALIPPGITLGTPTFGAIEFHALLDENAPVGTVLDIPQAEISTEPGDIVTLQLENNNGTFDISPSVVEGFAKFRISVHNNRLLDYEARHFVECYIIAKELGKGNYSTRAKLTVVLNDVNDNPPQFVKAEFTGSVAELARVGTTVLIVEATDVDRQPGSKIRYTRLSGSGSEFFSLEPDTGVIKVANSNLDAETTPTFTLDVEAADEDGEGLTATAKVLITLIDVNDNPPVFEKDIFEFILNTDRTTFTSQAFVKAFDSDISSPNNEVWYELLTSNKDLLLNEKTGEISVKGTWNYDELVSIKVRAYDKGTPRLFTDAEVRLYPPEAKSRKMIFIVPGKYPDTQNTERTLSALTGSKVVVDEVRPYAGHEPGAAYVTRNEDGDKSVVVATVHYTKDSIVDINRIQQLLDDQNQQQNFRETNKNPPPNQQTDKNVKEKEETRIQQSGGGDLYWLLILFIILAILAAIILILCCICRPCPLYIPPKRKKIGSSGDVIEKMLIRGFGSGRKNKSVQVAEWFGRKEAWSAEDDRQAVHAATTMVDGEVEADSLRRHEMERGSVRGEVRHIPLREQHLQQSQSMQHLKNVQQQDLTRDQMYVREGNAEILRLVTRAGEPINRNSAPIIDQYQQHYLVDSGKDILMRRFIDQQQAEAARTQVLLPNAVTKLQTEQEFLEVSLRQQNALLRQLILDRERDLRLETQSLPAGTQTDQDMGTQTEPQYLLPPRRRVQSDLDASDYGSDEEIAVIKAKAKRRHRVMKPRKIKTPIQEEESDEMDLIEKYEKPYKQSSIEKIEVQKTSKPMRTSQSRQKTVSVETSASSRRSRSKSSRSGLRKEVLKEISVSLDQSEESDRSYYNKKKPPPEIYSEDSLEEDISPRSEKTTDSGKYRHRSESTDPSRSRRSRSESVEYTKRKASLSPQNASRQRSLEPSHIKQRFKSETDLRSARATKKASATTDQRRSSESKSQSQLDLSSERSTKREDKAKKGAVKRSSRYMEWYTKKQNGEVPKTEKPDRRKSDAEIEKLTKPAVVESRLFKETIASSGKKSEPATKKSTVGPDHPLLQHSEHRYEVQYPKKRPEEDTDSGIVLMKPEMAQKKSIFTIAYNDIHTSQLRPDSSINTP; encoded by the exons ATGAATTGTTCATTTCAAGCTACAAACGCCACTACgcccattgaaaaaatattccCTGGAGCACCTACTTTGTTAACAGTTTCTGAAAATGCCAGGAGAAACACGGAGTTGG GTACACTTATTGCCAGAGGAAACCCAAATAGAATTAAGTCGGTGTATATGGAATTATATGGCACCGAGCAGTTTGGTATCCATCAGAAGTTAATAACAGAAAAGGACGCAGAAGGTACTATAATACTGCTTACTCCTTTGGATTATGAGAAAAAGACTGTTCATCATTTGACCATATTAGCCAAT GATCCTTGGACAAATATGAAAGAAGATACAAGAAATATAGCTGCATGGCCCTTGTTGGTTGCCGTTCTGGATGAACAAGATACGCCACCAATTTTCACTATTGCCCCTCCTACTACCACTTTAAGTCTATCACTTAAACCAGGAGATACAATTTTGAG ggTGCATGCAGAAGACGGAGATCGGGGCTCACCTAGACCTATAAGATACACATTGGATGCAGATTCAGTCAGTTCGTTTTTTGATATTTCTGAGAAAACGG ggGAACTCACACTAGCTCTTCCAATATCACAAGTACTTTCGTTTCCCACTCAAGGCCAACCAATTTTGGTTAAGGTCACTGCTGAGGAAGTAAGGTCAAGTTCCCAGGAACCACCTTCACAGTCTACTACTGTTCAGTTGGCTTTAATTCCTCCAG GTATAACTCTAGGTACACCAACCTTTGGTGCCATAGAATTCCATGCTTTACTAGATGAAAATGCGCCAGTCGGTACTGTATTGGATATACCTCAGGCTGAAATCAGCACAGAACCTGGTGATATAGTCACTTTACAGTTAGAGAATAACAATGGAACATTTGATATATCTCCAAGTGTCGTTGAAGGGTTTGCTAAGTTTAGAATTAGT GTGCACAATAATCGTCTTTTGGATTATGAAGCAAGACATTTCGTGGAATGTTATATAATAGCCAAAGAATTAGGTAAAGGAAACTATTCTACAAGAGCTAAACTAACAGTTGTACTAAATGATGTGAACGACAATCCTCCCCAGTTTGTTAAAGCTGAGTTTACAGGAAGTGTGGCAG AGCTTGCACGTGTTGGTACTACAGTGTTAATAGTAGAAGCCACCGACGTAGATAGACAGCCAGGAAGTAAAATCCGATATACACGGCTTAGTGGGTCTGGAAGTGAGTTCTTTAG cttagaACCTGATACAGGAGTAATAAAAGTAGCCAACTCAAACCTAGATGCAGAAACTACACCAACATTCACATTAGATGTTGAGGCAGCAGACGAAGATGGTGAAGGATTAACAGCAACAGCAAAagtattaataactttaatagaTGTGAATGATAACCCGCCAGTGTTTGAAAAGgatatttttgagtttattttaaataccgaTCGGACCACTTTTACCAGCCAGGCTTTCGTAAAGGCCTTTGACTCGGATATTTCTTCGCCAAATAATGAG GTCTGGTACGAACTGCTTACTTCCAATAAAGATTTGTTGCTTAATGAAAAAACTGGAGAAATTTCTGTAAAAGGTACATGGAACTATGACGAACTGGTTTCCATAAAAGTTAGAGCTTATGATAAGGGAACTCCTAGGCTTTTCACAGATGCAgag GTAAGGCTGTACCCTCCTGAAGCGAAATCtcgaaaaatgatttttatagtACCAGGGAAATATCCTGATACCCAAAACACCGAGAGAACTTTAAGTGCTCTTACAGGAAGTAAAGTAGTAGTAGACGAAGTTCGACCATATGCTGGACATGAACCTGGCGCTGCATACGTTACAAGAAATGAAGATGGAgataa GAGCGTAGTAGTGGCAACAGTGCACTATACAAAAGACTCCATAGTAGACATAAACCGAATTCAACAACTCTTGGATGATCAAAATCAACAACAGAATTTTCGAGAAACCAACAAAAACCCACCACCCAACCAGCAAACCGACAAAAACGTAAAAGAAAAGGAGGAAACGAGGATACAACAAAGCGGAGGAGGAGACCTTTATTGGTTGCTCATTTTATTCATTATACTAGCCATTTTGGCTGCTATTATACTCATACTATGCTGTATTTGTCGACCATGTCCTTTGTATATTCCTcctaaaaggaaaaaaattggaAGTAGTGGTGATGTTATTGAGAAAATGCTTATTAGAG GTTTTGGTAGcggaagaaaaaataaatcagttcAAGTAGCCGAGTGGTTTGGTCGAAAAGAAGCCTGGAGTGCTGAAGATGATCGTCAGGCAGTGCATGCTGCGACCACTATGGTTGATGGAGAAGTGGAAGCTGATTCATTAAGACGTCATGAAATGGAGCGAGGGTCAGTAAGGGGAGAAGTCAGACATATACCCTTAAG gGAGCAGCATTTACAGCAAAGCCAAAGTAtgcaacatttaaaaaatgtacagcAACAAGACTTGACTAGAGACCAGATGTATGTGCGAGAAGGAAATGCTGAAATTTTAAGATTAGTTACCAG ggctGGAGAACCTATAAATAGAAACTCAGCTCCAATTATTGATCAATATCAACAGCATTACTTAGTTGATAGCGggaaagatattttaatgagaCGGTTTATTGATCAACAGCAAGCAGAGGCAGCAAG GACGCAAGTTTTGCTACCAAACGCAGTAACCAAACTTCAGACAGAACAAGAGTTCTTGGAAGTATCTCTTAGGCAACAAAATGCCCTCTTAAGGCAACTAATTCTGGATCGAGAACGAGATTTGAGGTTGGAAACTCAGTCTTTACCAGcag GAACTCAGACTGACCAAGATATGGGAACCCAAACGGAACCCCAGTACCTTTTGCCACCACGAAGACGTGTTCAATCAGATTTGGACGCTTCTGATTATGGGTCAGATGAGGAAATCGCTGTTATTAAAGCAAAAGCTAAACGAAGACATCGTGTTATGAAGCctcgaaaaattaaaactccTATTCAAG AAGAAGAAAGTGATGAAATGGATTTAATTGAGAAATATGAGAAACCTTACAAGCAGTCCAGCATAGAGAAAATAGAAGTTCAAAAAACATCTAAACCGATGCGGACAAGTCAGTCCAGACAGAAAACGGTCAGTGTTGAAACTAGTGCATCTAGTAGAAGGTCAAGATCGAAATCCTCTAG ATCCGGATTAAGAAAAGAAGTGCTAAAGGAAATTTCAGTATcattggatcaaagtgaagaaagTGATCGGAGttattacaataaaaagaaACCTCCACCAGAAATTTACTCAGAGGACAGCTTGGAAGAAGATATTAGCCCAAGATCTGAAAAAACAACTGATTCTGGCAAATATAG gcatagATCAGAGTCTACGGATCCATCTAGATCCAGACGTTCCCGTTCAGAATCTGTAGAATATACAAAAAGAAAAGCTTCTCTATCTCCTCAAAATGCTTCCAGACAACGTAGCTTAGAACCTTCGCATATTAAGCAGCGATTTAAGTCTGAAACTGACTTAAGATCGGCGAGAGCGACAAAAAAAGCTTCCGCAACAACAGATCAGAGAAGATCTTCGGAGTCAAAAAGTCAGAGTCAATTGGACTTAAGTAGCGAAAGATCAACTAAAAGAGAAGATAAGGCGAAGAAGGGTGCTGTAAAGAGATCGTCAAG gtACATGGAATGGTATACGAAAAAGCAAAACGGTGAAGTACCAAAAACTGAGAAACCCGATCGAAGAAAATCAGATGCAGAAATAGAAAAACTGACAAAACCCGCAGTGGTAGAATCTCGGTTGTTTAAAGAAACCATCGCGAGCTCTGGAAAAAAGTCCGAACCTGCAACCAAGAAAAGTACTGTGGGGCCAGACCACCCCTTGTTACAACATTCTGAACATAG ATATGAAGTCCAATATCCGAAAAAAAGACCAGAAGAAGACACGGACAGTGGAATAGTCCTTATGAAACCTGAAATGGCACAAAAGAAAAGCATTTTCACAATTGCATATAACGATATTCATACGAGTCAGCTAAGGCCCGACAGTTCAATAAACACTCCATAA
- the LOC126748253 gene encoding cadherin-86C isoform X1, translating into MDSEGFKSVKGVTCDPSTVVARADKFSLRKFARTSRYFPESAMGLLVIVCCYYCCAPVAVSAILVFDTTALLNEVLIPADAPVGSVIYRLRVSDTAFDYPLKFYLRDSTTVSLEALNCTRFNSVCQANLILRKKLEVGRFYDFRIEARNQKGESAVMNCSFQATNATTPIEKIFPGAPTLLTVSENARRNTELGTLIARGNPNRIKSVYMELYGTEQFGIHQKLITEKDAEGTIILLTPLDYEKKTVHHLTILANDPWTNMKEDTRNIAAWPLLVAVLDEQDTPPIFTIAPPTTTLSLSLKPGDTILRVHAEDGDRGSPRPIRYTLDADSVSSFFDISEKTGELTLALPISQVLSFPTQGQPILVKVTAEEVRSSSQEPPSQSTTVQLALIPPGITLGTPTFGAIEFHALLDENAPVGTVLDIPQAEISTEPGDIVTLQLENNNGTFDISPSVVEGFAKFRISVHNNRLLDYEARHFVECYIIAKELGKGNYSTRAKLTVVLNDVNDNPPQFVKAEFTGSVAELARVGTTVLIVEATDVDRQPGSKIRYTRLSGSGSEFFSLEPDTGVIKVANSNLDAETTPTFTLDVEAADEDGEGLTATAKVLITLIDVNDNPPVFEKDIFEFILNTDRTTFTSQAFVKAFDSDISSPNNEVWYELLTSNKDLLLNEKTGEISVKGTWNYDELVSIKVRAYDKGTPRLFTDAEVRLYPPEAKSRKMIFIVPGKYPDTQNTERTLSALTGSKVVVDEVRPYAGHEPGAAYVTRNEDGDKSVVVATVHYTKDSIVDINRIQQLLDDQNQQQNFRETNKNPPPNQQTDKNVKEKEETRIQQSGGGDLYWLLILFIILAILAAIILILCCICRPCPLYIPPKRKKIGSSGDVIEKMLIRGFGSGRKNKSVQVAEWFGRKEAWSAEDDRQAVHAATTMVDGEVEADSLRRHEMERGSVRGEVRHIPLREQHLQQSQSMQHLKNVQQQDLTRDQMYVREGNAEILRLVTRAGEPINRNSAPIIDQYQQHYLVDSGKDILMRRFIDQQQAEAARTQVLLPNAVTKLQTEQEFLEVSLRQQNALLRQLILDRERDLRLETQSLPAGTQTDQDMGTQTEPQYLLPPRRRVQSDLDASDYGSDEEIAVIKAKAKRRHRVMKPRKIKTPIQEEESDEMDLIEKYEKPYKQSSIEKIEVQKTSKPMRTSQSRQKTVSVETSASSRRSRSKSSRSGLRKEVLKEISVSLDQSEESDRSYYNKKKPPPEIYSEDSLEEDISPRSEKTTDSGKYRHRSESTDPSRSRRSRSESVEYTKRKASLSPQNASRQRSLEPSHIKQRFKSETDLRSARATKKASATTDQRRSSESKSQSQLDLSSERSTKREDKAKKGAVKRSSRYMEWYTKKQNGEVPKTEKPDRRKSDAEIEKLTKPAVVESRLFKETIASSGKKSEPATKKSTVGPDHPLLQHSEHRYEVQYPKKRPEEDTDSGIVLMKPEMAQKKSIFTIAYNDIHTSQLRPDSSINTP; encoded by the exons CAGTGAAAGGGGTAACATGCGATCCCTCGACGGTGGTGGCGAGGGCAGACAAATTTTCCCTCCGAAAATTTGCAAGGACTTCCCGTTATTTCCCTGAGTCGGCGATGGGCCTGCTGGTGATCGTTTGCTGTTATTATTGCTGCGCACCCGTTGCAG TTTCAGCAATTTTGGTCTTTGACACGACAGCTCTCCTTAACGAAGTACTTATACCAGCAGATGCTCCAGTAGGCTCTGTAATCTATAGACTTAGAGTTTCAGACACTGCCTTTGACTATCCACTAAAGTTTTATTTGCGAGACTCTACTACTGTTTCACTGGAAGCTCTTAACTGTACAAGATTTAATTCT GTGTGCCAAGCAAACTTaatactaagaaaaaaattagaggtTGGGAGGTTTTACGATTTTAGAATAGAGGCTAGAAACCAAAAAGGTGAGTCAGCTGTCATGAATTGTTCATTTCAAGCTACAAACGCCACTACgcccattgaaaaaatattccCTGGAGCACCTACTTTGTTAACAGTTTCTGAAAATGCCAGGAGAAACACGGAGTTGG GTACACTTATTGCCAGAGGAAACCCAAATAGAATTAAGTCGGTGTATATGGAATTATATGGCACCGAGCAGTTTGGTATCCATCAGAAGTTAATAACAGAAAAGGACGCAGAAGGTACTATAATACTGCTTACTCCTTTGGATTATGAGAAAAAGACTGTTCATCATTTGACCATATTAGCCAAT GATCCTTGGACAAATATGAAAGAAGATACAAGAAATATAGCTGCATGGCCCTTGTTGGTTGCCGTTCTGGATGAACAAGATACGCCACCAATTTTCACTATTGCCCCTCCTACTACCACTTTAAGTCTATCACTTAAACCAGGAGATACAATTTTGAG ggTGCATGCAGAAGACGGAGATCGGGGCTCACCTAGACCTATAAGATACACATTGGATGCAGATTCAGTCAGTTCGTTTTTTGATATTTCTGAGAAAACGG ggGAACTCACACTAGCTCTTCCAATATCACAAGTACTTTCGTTTCCCACTCAAGGCCAACCAATTTTGGTTAAGGTCACTGCTGAGGAAGTAAGGTCAAGTTCCCAGGAACCACCTTCACAGTCTACTACTGTTCAGTTGGCTTTAATTCCTCCAG GTATAACTCTAGGTACACCAACCTTTGGTGCCATAGAATTCCATGCTTTACTAGATGAAAATGCGCCAGTCGGTACTGTATTGGATATACCTCAGGCTGAAATCAGCACAGAACCTGGTGATATAGTCACTTTACAGTTAGAGAATAACAATGGAACATTTGATATATCTCCAAGTGTCGTTGAAGGGTTTGCTAAGTTTAGAATTAGT GTGCACAATAATCGTCTTTTGGATTATGAAGCAAGACATTTCGTGGAATGTTATATAATAGCCAAAGAATTAGGTAAAGGAAACTATTCTACAAGAGCTAAACTAACAGTTGTACTAAATGATGTGAACGACAATCCTCCCCAGTTTGTTAAAGCTGAGTTTACAGGAAGTGTGGCAG AGCTTGCACGTGTTGGTACTACAGTGTTAATAGTAGAAGCCACCGACGTAGATAGACAGCCAGGAAGTAAAATCCGATATACACGGCTTAGTGGGTCTGGAAGTGAGTTCTTTAG cttagaACCTGATACAGGAGTAATAAAAGTAGCCAACTCAAACCTAGATGCAGAAACTACACCAACATTCACATTAGATGTTGAGGCAGCAGACGAAGATGGTGAAGGATTAACAGCAACAGCAAAagtattaataactttaatagaTGTGAATGATAACCCGCCAGTGTTTGAAAAGgatatttttgagtttattttaaataccgaTCGGACCACTTTTACCAGCCAGGCTTTCGTAAAGGCCTTTGACTCGGATATTTCTTCGCCAAATAATGAG GTCTGGTACGAACTGCTTACTTCCAATAAAGATTTGTTGCTTAATGAAAAAACTGGAGAAATTTCTGTAAAAGGTACATGGAACTATGACGAACTGGTTTCCATAAAAGTTAGAGCTTATGATAAGGGAACTCCTAGGCTTTTCACAGATGCAgag GTAAGGCTGTACCCTCCTGAAGCGAAATCtcgaaaaatgatttttatagtACCAGGGAAATATCCTGATACCCAAAACACCGAGAGAACTTTAAGTGCTCTTACAGGAAGTAAAGTAGTAGTAGACGAAGTTCGACCATATGCTGGACATGAACCTGGCGCTGCATACGTTACAAGAAATGAAGATGGAgataa GAGCGTAGTAGTGGCAACAGTGCACTATACAAAAGACTCCATAGTAGACATAAACCGAATTCAACAACTCTTGGATGATCAAAATCAACAACAGAATTTTCGAGAAACCAACAAAAACCCACCACCCAACCAGCAAACCGACAAAAACGTAAAAGAAAAGGAGGAAACGAGGATACAACAAAGCGGAGGAGGAGACCTTTATTGGTTGCTCATTTTATTCATTATACTAGCCATTTTGGCTGCTATTATACTCATACTATGCTGTATTTGTCGACCATGTCCTTTGTATATTCCTcctaaaaggaaaaaaattggaAGTAGTGGTGATGTTATTGAGAAAATGCTTATTAGAG GTTTTGGTAGcggaagaaaaaataaatcagttcAAGTAGCCGAGTGGTTTGGTCGAAAAGAAGCCTGGAGTGCTGAAGATGATCGTCAGGCAGTGCATGCTGCGACCACTATGGTTGATGGAGAAGTGGAAGCTGATTCATTAAGACGTCATGAAATGGAGCGAGGGTCAGTAAGGGGAGAAGTCAGACATATACCCTTAAG gGAGCAGCATTTACAGCAAAGCCAAAGTAtgcaacatttaaaaaatgtacagcAACAAGACTTGACTAGAGACCAGATGTATGTGCGAGAAGGAAATGCTGAAATTTTAAGATTAGTTACCAG ggctGGAGAACCTATAAATAGAAACTCAGCTCCAATTATTGATCAATATCAACAGCATTACTTAGTTGATAGCGggaaagatattttaatgagaCGGTTTATTGATCAACAGCAAGCAGAGGCAGCAAG GACGCAAGTTTTGCTACCAAACGCAGTAACCAAACTTCAGACAGAACAAGAGTTCTTGGAAGTATCTCTTAGGCAACAAAATGCCCTCTTAAGGCAACTAATTCTGGATCGAGAACGAGATTTGAGGTTGGAAACTCAGTCTTTACCAGcag GAACTCAGACTGACCAAGATATGGGAACCCAAACGGAACCCCAGTACCTTTTGCCACCACGAAGACGTGTTCAATCAGATTTGGACGCTTCTGATTATGGGTCAGATGAGGAAATCGCTGTTATTAAAGCAAAAGCTAAACGAAGACATCGTGTTATGAAGCctcgaaaaattaaaactccTATTCAAG AAGAAGAAAGTGATGAAATGGATTTAATTGAGAAATATGAGAAACCTTACAAGCAGTCCAGCATAGAGAAAATAGAAGTTCAAAAAACATCTAAACCGATGCGGACAAGTCAGTCCAGACAGAAAACGGTCAGTGTTGAAACTAGTGCATCTAGTAGAAGGTCAAGATCGAAATCCTCTAG ATCCGGATTAAGAAAAGAAGTGCTAAAGGAAATTTCAGTATcattggatcaaagtgaagaaagTGATCGGAGttattacaataaaaagaaACCTCCACCAGAAATTTACTCAGAGGACAGCTTGGAAGAAGATATTAGCCCAAGATCTGAAAAAACAACTGATTCTGGCAAATATAG gcatagATCAGAGTCTACGGATCCATCTAGATCCAGACGTTCCCGTTCAGAATCTGTAGAATATACAAAAAGAAAAGCTTCTCTATCTCCTCAAAATGCTTCCAGACAACGTAGCTTAGAACCTTCGCATATTAAGCAGCGATTTAAGTCTGAAACTGACTTAAGATCGGCGAGAGCGACAAAAAAAGCTTCCGCAACAACAGATCAGAGAAGATCTTCGGAGTCAAAAAGTCAGAGTCAATTGGACTTAAGTAGCGAAAGATCAACTAAAAGAGAAGATAAGGCGAAGAAGGGTGCTGTAAAGAGATCGTCAAG gtACATGGAATGGTATACGAAAAAGCAAAACGGTGAAGTACCAAAAACTGAGAAACCCGATCGAAGAAAATCAGATGCAGAAATAGAAAAACTGACAAAACCCGCAGTGGTAGAATCTCGGTTGTTTAAAGAAACCATCGCGAGCTCTGGAAAAAAGTCCGAACCTGCAACCAAGAAAAGTACTGTGGGGCCAGACCACCCCTTGTTACAACATTCTGAACATAG ATATGAAGTCCAATATCCGAAAAAAAGACCAGAAGAAGACACGGACAGTGGAATAGTCCTTATGAAACCTGAAATGGCACAAAAGAAAAGCATTTTCACAATTGCATATAACGATATTCATACGAGTCAGCTAAGGCCCGACAGTTCAATAAACACTCCATAA